One window of the Zea mays cultivar B73 chromosome 3, Zm-B73-REFERENCE-NAM-5.0, whole genome shotgun sequence genome contains the following:
- the LOC103651602 gene encoding acyl-protein thioesterase 1 homolog 1: MSYGGSSSGGRGGRRVEYGRTYVVRPKGRHQATIVWLHGIGDNGGSWSQLLDSLPLPNVKWICPTAPTRPVAAFGGFPCTAWFDVDETSLDGHADIEGMDASAAHVANLLSSEPSDVSLGIGGFSMGAAAALHSAACYAHGRFTNGVAYPINLRVVVGLSGWLPSSRTLRSKIESSQLALRKASGLPILLSHGMADEVVTYRNGERSAEILRSSGFQYTYFKPYNGLGHYTIPEEMDDVSKWLRSTLGL; this comes from the exons ATGAGCTATGGGGGCAGCTCTTCTG GCGGGCGAGGTGGGCGGCGTGTGGAGTACGGGCGGACGTACGTGGTGAGGCCCAAGGGGAGGCACCAGGCCACCATTGTGTGGCTCCATGGCATCGGCGACAATGGCGGCAG CTGGTCCCAGCTCCTGGATTCTCTTCCACTGCCCAAT GTCAAATGGATTTGCCCTACTGCACCAACGCGGCCTGTCGCGGCTTTCGGTGGATTCCCTTGCACTGCAT GGTTCGATGTGGACGAGACTTCACTGGACGGCCACGCTGACATCGAAGGCATGGACGCTTCAGCCGCGCATGTGGCGAACCTGCTGTCCTCCGAGCCATCTGATG TGAGCCTTGGGATAGGAGGGTTCAGCATGGGCGCTGCCGCTGCGCTCCACTCCGCCGCGTGCTACGCTCACGGCAGATTCACCAACGGTGTCGCCTATCCGATCAACCTCAGGGTCGTCGTCGGTTTGAGTGGCTGGCTTCCTAGCTCCAG GACCCTAAGGAGCAAGATCGAGAGCTCGCAGCTCGCGCTTCGAAAAGCTTCCGGCTTGCCAATCCTGCTCAGCCATGGAATGG CCGATGAGGTTGTCACCTACAGGAACGGCGAGAGGTCAGCTGAGATTCTACGGAGCTCGGGATTCCAGTACACCTACTTCAAACCCTACAACGG GCTTGGTCACTACACTATCCCTGAAGAGATGGACGACGTCAGCAAGTGGCTGAGGTCAACGCTGGGACTCTGA